The following are from one region of the Noviherbaspirillum sedimenti genome:
- a CDS encoding beta-ketoacyl-ACP synthase III produces MSLYSKIIGTGSYLPPRRVTNHDLAAQLAEKGIETSDEWIVSRSGISARHFAEAGVQSSDLAMEAAKRALDAAGLQPDDIDLIILATSTPDFLGGFPSTACVVQRKLGITNGCAAFDVQAVCSGFVYAVSIADNFIKSGANKKVLVIGAEVFSRILNFDDRGTCVLFGDGAGAVVLSASTEPGILATKLHADGRHADILCVPGKPSGGALEGSAFLVMDGQAVFKLAVSVLEKVAHEALEAAGMESAQIDWLVPHQANIRIMQSTARKLHLPLEKMVVTVDQHGNTSAASIPLALDQAVRDGRIKPGHNVMMEGVGGGFTWGAVLAKM; encoded by the coding sequence CCTGTACAGCAAAATTATCGGCACCGGCAGCTATTTGCCGCCCCGGCGCGTGACCAACCACGACCTGGCTGCGCAACTGGCGGAAAAAGGCATTGAGACTTCAGACGAATGGATCGTTTCGCGCAGCGGCATTTCGGCGCGCCATTTCGCCGAGGCCGGCGTGCAATCCAGCGACCTCGCGATGGAAGCCGCGAAGCGCGCGCTGGATGCGGCCGGCCTGCAGCCGGACGACATCGACCTGATCATCCTGGCAACCTCGACGCCGGATTTTCTCGGCGGCTTTCCCAGTACCGCTTGCGTAGTGCAGCGCAAGCTTGGCATTACCAATGGTTGCGCCGCTTTCGACGTGCAGGCGGTATGCAGCGGCTTCGTCTACGCGGTGTCGATCGCCGATAATTTCATCAAGTCCGGCGCCAACAAGAAAGTGCTGGTGATCGGCGCCGAAGTGTTTTCGCGCATCCTGAATTTCGACGACCGCGGCACTTGCGTGCTGTTTGGCGATGGCGCCGGCGCCGTCGTGCTGAGCGCATCGACCGAGCCTGGCATCCTGGCGACCAAGTTGCACGCCGATGGCCGCCATGCCGATATCCTGTGCGTGCCGGGAAAACCCAGTGGCGGCGCGCTGGAAGGCAGCGCCTTCCTGGTCATGGATGGCCAGGCAGTGTTCAAGCTGGCCGTGTCGGTGCTGGAAAAAGTCGCTCACGAAGCGCTGGAGGCCGCCGGTATGGAATCCGCGCAAATCGACTGGCTGGTGCCGCACCAGGCCAACATCCGCATCATGCAAAGCACTGCCAGGAAATTGCACTTGCCGCTGGAAAAAATGGTAGTGACGGTGGATCAGCACGGCAATACCTCGGCGGCATCGATTCCGCTGGCGCTCGACCAGGCGGTACGCGACGGCCGCATCAAGCCCGGGCACAACGTCATGATGGAAGGCGTCGGCGGTGGCTTCACCTGGGGCGCGGTGCTGGCAAAAATGTAA